Proteins encoded by one window of Deinococcus radiodurans R1 = ATCC 13939 = DSM 20539:
- a CDS encoding endonuclease/exonuclease/phosphatase family protein — MPRPFLPALFSSRLVNGMFGLVALGWALGAWVGERTLPTLLLAYLPPLLWLLPAGLALLWSVGRRRGRGLALLTLGLAAWGAGLLHWRPQADGELRVLTYNVARGSQGTAAALLSTLQASDADLILLQETNLLDPAKGLALRSGLSGYALTQGREVWTLSRWPVLRQTQHAVPGSTRTFAETWVKGPDGRTLRVVNAHLGTVLITSALRGDTAKVRRTAQARREQVALLCRIAAHEPGPVLLGGDLNTPPRGRLYRRLTGCFGPDAHDRAGQGPGWTFPGLLLRIDHLLVRDLRPTRARVLSMAGSDHRPLLVEYRWGR; from the coding sequence ATGCCGCGCCCCTTTCTGCCCGCCCTCTTCTCTTCCCGGCTGGTTAACGGAATGTTCGGACTGGTCGCGCTCGGCTGGGCGCTGGGAGCCTGGGTCGGTGAGCGCACGCTGCCGACCCTGCTGCTCGCCTACCTGCCTCCGCTGCTGTGGTTGCTGCCGGCGGGCCTCGCGCTGCTGTGGAGCGTGGGACGGCGCCGGGGACGTGGGCTGGCCCTCCTCACGCTGGGGCTGGCGGCCTGGGGCGCGGGCCTGCTGCACTGGCGGCCTCAAGCCGACGGCGAGTTGCGGGTGCTGACCTACAACGTGGCGCGGGGCAGTCAGGGAACAGCGGCGGCCCTGCTGTCCACCTTGCAGGCCAGCGACGCCGACCTGATTCTGTTGCAGGAAACGAATCTCCTCGACCCGGCAAAGGGGCTTGCCTTGCGTAGCGGTCTGAGTGGTTACGCGCTCACCCAGGGCCGCGAAGTCTGGACCCTCTCGCGCTGGCCGGTGCTGCGGCAGACCCAACACGCGGTGCCCGGCAGCACGCGCACTTTTGCCGAAACGTGGGTCAAGGGCCCGGACGGGCGCACGCTGCGGGTCGTCAATGCCCACCTCGGCACCGTGCTGATTACCAGTGCCCTACGCGGCGACACGGCAAAAGTGCGGCGCACCGCCCAGGCCCGGCGGGAACAGGTGGCACTGCTGTGCCGTATCGCGGCGCACGAGCCGGGGCCGGTGCTGCTCGGTGGCGACCTCAACACGCCGCCACGCGGACGGCTTTACCGGCGCTTGACCGGCTGCTTCGGCCCCGACGCCCATGACCGGGCCGGGCAAGGCCCCGGCTGGACCTTTCCTGGCCTGCTTCTGCGAATCGACCACCTGCTCGTCCGTGA